The nucleotide window GACGACCGAAACCGCAGTGGCCGCCGACGCCAACGCGAGATAGACGCCGTAGGTGAGCGCCCGACGCCGAAGGGAACGGCGGATCGCATCGCCGCCGCCGTCGGAGAGGGAAAAGCGGGGTCTTCTCGGTCCCGCGGATGGTCGGCGTCCCCGCATCGACGGACAGCTCGCCGTGGACCGTCAGCCGGGCCCCCTCGGGGACGGCCTTCGACAGGAAGTAGTCGTTCTTCAGGTCGATGTCCGGGTCATCGACGACGACGCCTCGGAGCCGTTCGAGCGGCAGTTCCGTCGAGTGATCAGCCAGCTGGACGTACGGCGAATTCCTGAGGTAGACGTGCCCGTCCGGCTCGGGGGGAAGCCGACCGGCCGTACCGCCGCCAGCCGGTCGGCGTCGTGGACGTCTCGCAGCCACCCCGGGTCGACCCGGAGCTTCCCGTTCTCGGTCGCGACGGTGAACGATCCGAACTCGACGCCGGAGGCGAACCGCACGACCGTCGCTCGAAAGGTTTCGGCCAGCTCTTCTCCGTTGGCTCATTTCGTAGATGAGTTATTGACCGCAGTTGTACCGTTCACCGTAGTTGAGTTGGTCAATAAATTCCGTTGGACAGTAGACCTGCAGTTCCACGTCTCACAGATCTAAGTACGGTCTGCTGGAGTGATTGAGATTATTCGAGGGGGCAGAAAAGATTTCCAACGAACTTCCTTGTTCCTACAGATTGCAGATGAGAGAATGGAACTGATGTACGAGTCCACTCTATTAGAAAAATATTATCCATACTATTTTGCATATTTTTAAGTAATATCATCGATCCGACGAGGGTCGTGAAGAATACGATAACAACAACAGCTCTTCAGAGAGTCCTTGGCTCAGCATTTCCTCCAATAGCAACGCCAGCGAGCATAGCTACAATCAATGCAGTAAATAATTCAATAGAACTGAAATAATAACGGTCTCACATTCCTATTTCCCTGATTCGCGATTGTGTCGAGTCTATCTCTCTGGGATGGATTCGCGGTAGTCTGTCATTTCTAAAATGTATGATCTGCTCCAGTATTGTGGTAATCTACAGTTGGAAAGCGGCAGGTGTAGGCAGTAGTGCGTTCTCATATGCATTCTTAGTTATTTCACAGTACCCGAGTACTATTTAATATTAAAATAGTGTATCTACTGCTATAGTTCTTCTATATAGTAGTGTACATCGTAGATATACGAACAATCTGGCGATTGATTAGCGTCGGATTCAAAAATGTCGTGAAGTGTGGGTGGTCGAAGCGAAATTTGTCACCGATACCGTGTTTATTCTCCAATGTAGTTCTCCTGGAGACCTCCCGTCCGTCGTGTTCTGGGCTTGTGGCGTGCCAGCGAGTAAAATCGAGCAATCCGAATCGTGGGTACGTAGACGTTAATCATGTCATATGTTCTATCATTACAATATTATTCTTGTAAGGCCGGAATATGCCAGCCTCCATTCAGAATTCCAGTCGAACTGGAATCTTCTTCTGATCGCTTCGTACAGACCAATATCGAACGAAAACAAAAATAAAAAATTCGCGGCTGTAGCTGACAGGCAGTAATTGTTATATTTCGTCAGCTAAGACAAGTGGCCGCAAGAGAAAATATGGAGACAACAATCCGAAAGCGCCATGACATCCTAGAGGAACTCGTCGATAGCTCGCAGTCAAAGCCAGATTTGGTCTCTCAGATGGACCTTTCGAGGTCAACAATCGACCGAGGAGTGAACGAGTTGCTTGAGCACGACTGCATAACGAGGACTGGTTCGACCTACGAAGCCACGGAAACCGGTCGGTTAGCCATCAGAGAATACGAGCGGTACCTCCGGTTTGTAGAAACCATAAAAGCATCACCGAAAATACTCAACGAAGTTCCGACGAATACGTTTGACACCGTTTTCTTACGAGATGCAGATTTCGATCTCGTTGACGACCAGCAACCGTGGGCGGTGCTCGAGAAGAGTACAGAACTTATGAAAAACGCGAAATCTCTGAAAGGCACGGTCCCCGTCATTTTCCAGCGGCATTTTGCTGACTTGACTGACTCCTTTGACACTGGCAAGGAAGTGGAACTAATCTGGGACAACTCCCTGTATCACTCGCTGAGTGAGGAAATGCAAGAGATGATAGCTACTTTTCAGGAGTACGACCAAGCTACAATGTACCGAACTGATTTAACAGATTCATACGCAATCT belongs to Halogeometricum borinquense DSM 11551 and includes:
- a CDS encoding helix-turn-helix transcriptional regulator, whose protein sequence is METTIRKRHDILEELVDSSQSKPDLVSQMDLSRSTIDRGVNELLEHDCITRTGSTYEATETGRLAIREYERYLRFVETIKASPKILNEVPTNTFDTVFLRDADFDLVDDQQPWAVLEKSTELMKNAKSLKGTVPVIFQRHFADLTDSFDTGKEVELIWDNSLYHSLSEEMQEMIATFQEYDQATMYRTDLTDSYAIWILDSPEGNHASIAVFTNGGIRGIIRNDTCAAVDWALSQYEQRKESAVSITSRHTHNCN